The nucleotide sequence NNNNNNNNNNNNNNNNNNNNNNNNNNNNNNNNNNNNNNNNNNNNNNNNNNNNNNNNNNNNNNNNNNNNNNNNNNNNNNNNNNNNNNNNNNNNNNNNNNNNNNNNNNNNNNNNNNNNNNNNNNNNNNNNNNNNNNNNNNNNNNNNNNNNNNNNNNNNNNNNNNNNNNNNNNNNNNNNNNNNNNNNNNNNNNNNNNNNNNNNNNNNNNNNNNNNNNNNNNNNNNNNNNNNNNNNNNNNNNNNNNNNNNNNNNNNNNNNNNNNNNNNNNNNNNNNNNNNNNNNNNNNNNNNNNNNNNNNNNNNNNNNNNNNNNNNNNNNNNNNNNNNNNNNNNNNNNNNNNNNNNNNNNNNNNNNNNNNNNNNNNNNNNNNNNNNNNNNNNNNNNNNNNNNNNNNNNNNNNNNNNNNNNNNNNNNNNNNNNNNNNNNNNNNNNNNNNNNNNNNNNNNNNNNNNNNNNNNNNNNNNNNNNNNNNNNNNNNNNNNNNNNNNNNNNNNNNNNNNNNNNNNNNNNNNNNNNNNNNNNNNNNNNNNNNNNNNNNNNNNNNNNNNNNNNNNNNNNNNNNNNNNNNNNNNNNNNNNNNNNNNNNNNNNNNNNNNNNNNNNNNNNNNNNNNNNNNNNNNNNNNNNNNNNNNNNNNNNNNNNNNNNNNNNNNNNNNNNNNNNNNNNNNNNNNNNNNNNNNNNNNNNNNNNNNNNNNNNNNNNNNNNNNNNNNNNNNNNNNNNNNNNNNNNNNNNNNNNNNNNNNNNNNNNNNNNNNNNNNNNNNNNNNNNNNNNNNNNNNNNNNNNNNNNNNNNNNNNNNNNNNNNNNNNNNNNNNNNNNNNNNNNNNNNNNNNNNNNNNNNNNNNNNNNNNNNNNNNNNNNNNNNNNNNNNNNNNNNNNNNNNNNNNNNNNNNNNNNNNNNNNNNNNNNNNNNNNNNNNNNNNNNNNNNNNNNNNNNNNNNNNNNNNNNNNNNNNNNNNNNNNNNNNNNNNNNNNNNNNNNNNNNNNNNNNNNNNNNNNNNNNNNNNNNNNNNNNNNNNNNNNNNNNNNNNNNNNNNNNNNNNNNNNNNNNNNNNNNNNNNNNNNNNNNNNNNNNNNNNNNNNNNNNNNNNNNNNNNNNNNNNNNNNNNNNNNNNNNNNNNNNNNNNNNNNNNNNNNNNNNNNNNNNNNNNNNNNNNNNNNNNNNNNNNNNNNNNNNNNNNNNNNNNNNNNNNNNNNNNNNNNNNNNNNNNNNNNNNNNNNNNNNNNNNNNNNNNNNNNNNNNNNNNNNNNNNNNNNNNNNNNNNNNNNNNNNNNNNNNNNNNNNNNNNNNNNNNNNNNNNNNNNNNNNNNNNNNNNNNNNNNNNNNNNNNNNNNNNNNNNNNNNNNNNNNNNNNNNNNNNNNNNNNNNNNNNNNNNNNNNNNNNNNNNNNNNNNNNNNNNNNNNNNNNNNNNNNNNNNNNNNNNNNNNNNNNNNNNNNNNNNNNNNNNNNNNNNNNNNNNNNNNNNNNNNNNNNNNNNNNNNNNNNNNNNNNNNNNNNNNNNNNNNNNNNNNNNNNNNNNNNNNNNNNNNNNNNNNNNNNNNNNNNNNNNNNNNNNNNNNNNNNNNNNNNNNNNNNNNNNNNNNNNNNNNNNNNNNNNNNNNNNNNNNNNNNNNNNNNNNNNNNNNNNNNNNNNNNNNNNNNNNNNNNNNNNNNNNNNNNNNNNNNNNNNNNNNNNNNNNNNNNNNNNNNNNNNNNNNNNNNNNNNNNNNNNNNNNNNNNNNNNNNNNNNNNNNNNNNNNNNNNNNNNNNNNNNNNNNNNNNNNNNNNNNNNNNNNNNNNNNNNNNNNNNNNNNNNNNNNNNNNNNNNNNNNNNNNNNNNNNNNNNNNNNNNNNNNNNNNNNNNNNNNNNNNNNNNNNNNNNNNNNNNNNNNNNNNNNNNNNNNNNNNNNNNNNNNNNNNNNNNNNNNNNNNNNNNNNNNNNNNNNNNNNNNNNNNNNNNNNNNNNNNNNNNNNNNNNNNNNNNNNNNNNNNNNNNNNNNNNNNNNNNNNNNNNNNNNNNNNNNNNNNNNNNNNNNNNNNNNNNNNNNNNNNNNNNNNNNNNNNNNNNNNNNNNNNNNNNNNNNNNNNNNNNNNNNNNNNNNNNNNNNNNNNNNNNNNNNNNNNNNNNNNNNNNNNNNNNNNNNNNNNNNNNNNNNNNNNNNNNNNNNNNNNNNNNNNNNNNNNNNNNNNNNNNNNNNNNNNNNNNNNNNNNNNNNNNNNNNNNNNNNNNNNNNNNNNNNNNNNNNNNNNNNNNNNNNNNNNNNNNNNNNNNNNNNNNNNNNNNNNNNNNNNNNNNNNNNNNNNNNNNNNNNNNNNNNNNNNNNNNNNNNNNNNNNNNNNNNNNNNNNNNNNNNNNNNNNNNNNNNNNNNNNNNNNNNNNNNNNNNNNNNNNNNNNNNNNNNNNNNNNNNNNNNNNNNNNNNNNNNNNNNNNNNNNNNNNNNNNNNNNNNNNNNNNNNNNNNNNNNNNNNNNNNNNNNNNNNNNNNNNNNNNNNNNNNNNNNNNNNNNNNNNNNNNNNNNNNNNNNNNNNNNNNNNNNNNNNNNNNNNNNNNNNNNNNNNNNNNNNNNNNNNNNNNNNNNNNNNNNNNNNNNNNNNNNNNNNNNNNNNNNNNNNNNNNNNNNNNNNNNNNNNNNNNNNNNNNNNNNNNNNNNNNNNNNNNNNNNNNNNNNNNNNNNNNNNNNNNNNNNNNNNNNNNNNNNNNNNNNNNNNNNNNNNNNNNNNNNNNNNNNNNNNNNNNNNNNNNNNNNNNNNNNNNNNNNNNNNNNNNNNNNNNNNNNNNNNNNNNNNNNNNNNNNNNNNNNNNNNNNNNNNNNNNNNNNNNNNNNNNNNNNNNNNNNNNNNNNNNNNNNNNNNNNNNNNNNNNNNNNNNNNNNNNNNNNNNNNNNNNNNNNNNNNNNNNNNNNNNNNNNNNNNNNNNNNNNNNNNNNNNNNNNNNNNNNNNNNNNNNNNNNNNNNNNNNNNNNNNNNNNNNNNNNNNNNNNNNNNNNNNNNNNNNNNNNNNNNNNNNNNNNNNNNNNNNNNNNNNNNNNNNNNNNNNNNNNNNNNNNNNNNNNNNNNNNNNNNNNNNNNNNNNNNNNNNNNNNNNNNNNNNNNNNNNNNNNNNNNNNNNNNNNNNNNNNNNNNNNNNNNNNNNNNNNNNNNNNNNNNNNNNNNNNNNNNNNNNNNNNNNNNNNNNNNNNNNNNNNNNNNNNNNNNNNNNNNNNNNNNNNNNNNNNNNNNNNNNNNNNNNNNNNNNNNNNNNNNNNNNNNNNNNNNNNNNNNNNNNNNNNNNNNNNNNNNNNNNNNNNNNNNNNNNNNNNNNNNNNNNNNNNNNNNNNNNNNNNNNNNNNNNNNNNNNNNNNNNNNNNNNNNNNNNNNNNNNNNNNNNNNNNNNNNNNNNNNNNNNNNNNNNNNNNNNNNNNNNNNNNNNNNNNNNNNNNNNNNNNNNNNNNNNNNNNNNNNNNNNNNNNNNNNNNNNNNNNNNNNNNNNNNNNNNNNNNNNNNNNNNNNNNNNNNNNNNNNNNNNNNNNNNNNNNNNNNNNNNNNNNNNNNNNNNNNNNNNNNNNNNNNNNNNNNNNNNNNNNNNNNNNNNNNNNNNNNNNNNNNNNNNNNNNNNNNNNNNNNNNNNNNNNNNNNNNNNNNNNNNNNNNNNNNNNNNNNNNNNNNNNNNNNNNNNNNNNNNNNNNNNNNNNNNNNNNNNNNNNNNNNNNNNNNNNNNNNNNNNNNNNNNNNNNNNNNNNNNNNNNNNNNNNNNNNNNNNNNNNNNNNNNNNNNNNNNNNNNNNNNNNNNNNNNNNNNNNNNNNNNNNNNNNNNNNNNNNNNNNNNNNNNNNNNNNNNNNNNNNNNNNNNNNNNNNNNNNNNNNNNNNNNNNNNNNNNNNNNNNNNNNNNNNNNNNNNNNNNNNNNNNNNNNNNNNNNNNNNNNNNNNNNNNNNNNNNNNNNNNNNNNNNNNNNNNNNNNNNNNNNNNNNNNNNNNNNNNNNNNNNNNNNNNNNNNNNNNNNNNNNNNNNNNNNNNNNNNNNNNNNNNNNNNNNNNNNNNNNNNNNNNNNNNNNNNNNNNNNNNNNNNNNNNNNNNNNNNNNNNNNNNNNNNNNNNNNNNNNNNNNNNNNNNNNNNNNNNNNNNNNNNNNNNNNNNNNNNNNNNNNNNNNNNNNNNNNNNNNNNNNNNNNNNNNNNNNNNNNNNNNNNNNNNNNNNNNNNNNNNNNNNNNNNNNNNNNNNNNNNNNNNNNNNNNNNNNNNNNNNNNNNNNNNNNNNNNNNNNNNNNNNNNNNNNNNNNNNNNNNNNNNNNNNNNNNNNNNNNNNNNNNNATTTCACAATAGGATTGAAagggtgtgttttttttttttgggattacTGATCTTTGGGAAAAATtgagtggaggaggaggaggaggagatgggtTGTTTCTCGTGTTTTGATTCGAGTGATGACGAGAAGCTGAATCCAGTTGAGGAATCTAATggtcagaagaagaagcaattacAACCGACAGTATCTAATAGCCTCTCTGGTCTCCCTTCAGGTTTCTTGATTAGTTCATGATTTCTCATTTCGTTCGTTTTCTTCTTATGGTTTACATGCCCACAAGATCTGGTTGTCAATGATCCTGATTGAGCTAAACGGGAACTTGATCTCTCATTCAATCACTACTGTTACTTTGGATATATGAGCTTGTCAGATGTTTTAGGCTATTTGGGCATGTTCTGTTTCAACTGTTTTCGTATTTATTGGTGTAAGGTGCAGAGGAAAGTGTGATCCTTTCACTTGTTTTGATCTAATTCACAAGTTCCAAGTTTGTCCTTAGTTTGTGTGTTGATAGATGAATTGGACTTTGTGAGGATCAGGATCACATGATCCTACTGAATCAGGATTAGGATCTTAGATTTGGTTATTTGGGGATTGTGCCTTGGAGACACTGATACAAGTTTTAAGCTTTTAGGGTgatttttgttcttggagtttttggatTGTGGATGCGTTTGGTAGATGATTGATTGGTCTTGATGACGGTTGCAGGTGGGGAGAAGCTTAGCTCAAAGAGTAATGGAGGGTCAAAACGGGAGCTACTGCTTCCAAGGGATGGGCTTAATCAAATTGCTGCTCATACATTTGCTTTCCGTGAGCTTGCTGCTGCAACTATGAACTTCCATCCTGACACTTTCTTAGGTGAAGGTGGATTTGGACGTGTCTACAAAGGAAGGCTTGATAGCACCGGTCaggtaatttttttcttttgttttgttttgaatcttaGGAAATTACACTTTTACATTACTATTTGATAAAGATGCATACAATTGCTGATATTGAATTTTAGAGGGGAGATTTTGCTTTGTATATTAGATGGGTCTCACCTAATACTCAAAGTCCTTCCCTTTCAATATAAGCGTCgttttaggattttgttttgtttcgtaaaaagtgttgtttatatgttttgaatgctaagatttttccaaatttaatcCTTTTAAATTGAGTGTATGAGGTAGAAAGGAAAAATGTGTAGTCGTGGTGTTCTCTTGGCTTTCAACTGTTTTCTTGAATGTTGAATTTGATAGGAAATGTGAAAGACGCTGCTAGCCATTTTCAATTGTACAAGGCTATGTTATGATGTTAAAAAGATGACTAAATTTGATAAGAATTTTGAGTACTTGGTGAACattgttatatttatgttttcctttCATTAAGGATTACTCTTCATCTTTTACCCCCTACGTGTTACAGAAGAGTTGGTTAGCTTGTTGATTTTGGATACATTAATAGTATTGTACCTCTGATCTATTTTTCTTGTTATCTTTCAGGTTGTTGCGGTTAAACAATTGGACAGGAATGGTCTACAAGGTAACAGAGAATTTCTGGTAGAGGTTCTTATGCTtagccttcttcatcatcccaaCTTAGTCAACCTTATTGGTTACTGTGCCGATGGAGATCAACGCCTGTTGGTATATGAGTTTATGCCCTTAGGATCATTGGAAGATCACCTCCACGGTAAATCTCCGCTATTTTCTTAACTTTCACCATTTTAGACCCCAGCTGTTCTTTGTGACCTTAGTCAATATCAATCCATAGATTCTTCTTTGTGATCTTAGTCAATGCCAACCCTAACTTTAGCAGATTCTTCattcatttgtttatttattatattttccatTCGGTTTGTGCTCTGCCCCAGATCTTCCACCGGATAAGGAGGCCTTAGATTGGAACATGAGAATGAAGATAGCTGCTGGTGCGGCGAAAGGTTTGGAGTTCCTACATGATAAGGCAAACCCTCCGgttatttatagagattttaagtCATCAAACATTTTACTCGATGAGGGTTTCCACCCGAAGCTTTCTGATTTTGGGCTTGCTAAACTTGGACCAACCGGAGACAAATCTCATGTCTCAACTAGAGTCATGGGCACTTATGGTTATTGTGCTCCCGAGTACGCAATGACTGGACAGTTGACTGTAAAGTCAGATGTATAcagttttggtgttgtttttCTCGAGCTCATTACTGGTCGTAAAGCTATAGACAGCGAGATGCCTCATGGAGAACAGAACCTGGTGGCTTGGGTAAATAAATTCATCATTTTACATTCACTAATGCAAAAAGTTTTGagacttttttggttttaacaGTTGAGAACATTTTGGTGTTTGATAGGCTCGCCCATTGTTCAACGACAGACGAAAGTTCATAAAACTGGCGGATCCTAAGCTAAAGGGACGGTTTCCTACGCGTGCACTTTACCAAGCTTTAGCTGTGGCGTCAATGTGCATCCAAGAGCAGGCGGCTACACGTCCACTCATTGCAGATGTTGTCACTGCACTCTCCTATCTTGCAAACCAAGCTTATGATCCAAGCAAAGATGAAAGTAGGAGAAACCGAGATGAAAGAGGAGGAAAGTTAATAACAAGGAACGATGAAGGAGGTGGCTCGGGAAGTAAATTTGATTTAGAAGGTTCCGAGAAGGAAGATTCACCGAGAGAGACAGCTCGGATATTGAACCGAGATATCAATAGAGAGCGTGCGGTTGCAGAGGCTAAGATGTGGGGAGAGAGTCTGAGGGAGAAACGACGACTAAGTGAACAGGGAACTTCAGAGAACAACAGCACCGGGTAGAAACCGGTTTGGGTCTTGAcccttttttgttcttatttccCAAAACTCTCATTTATTGtcaaacatagaaaacaaacaaaaacattgggACAACGAGTTGCTGTACATTATATATGTGATGTTGCAATATGGGCAAAAAGGGGGACtcttttaataaccaaaaaaaaaaaaatactctaatTGAGATTCTCGAGAGTTGTGAAGATGTTGTTCATGTAAATTTTGTAGCCTTGCTATTATGTGATTTGGGATTTTTGACAGATAAGTTACATGATGAGTCACATGTGGCGATGTTTACGTCTGATCGAAGATTTGAATTGCAAAGATCCAATGTTAAGTGTTTTCTAGACTCTTTCATGTGGTTCTGTTCTGTGGTGTGGCTCATGTCCACTATCGCGGAGTTTCGGACAACGTGGGTCACATGCCCTCGCAATCTGACAAATATTTTAAGGATAGGTATTTAGATTgtaagattttggtttggtctTATCAAGTTTCTGTcgggactttttttttttttactattgacAGTGTACTGTGTACTCTCTATTACAATGGATTTCGAAATTTCtcatatgttttatttgtggtgtATGGACATTCTTTTCACTACTAGATACTCGGAGAATATTTTTACTcgaaaattctaaattttagaCCTTTTTTAGTAACACTTTAATTAGAAAAGAGTTTTACCCCTTTTTAGCCACCTTTAGAATTTGTTAGTAAGATTTTTAGTTGTTAGtcaactaaaaatatttttttgtcttcttttctttcaatcTAGAAACtactaattttagaatttaacTCTAACCTATCATATGTCGTCATGAGTTATTTGTCGAAATTCGCTATAAATATGACTTTTTGTCGGATTATGTCGTTACCGTTTAAAATAAgtagttattaattttttctatcatttttaccagtatatacatacatgcatatatatataagttatttatgtttcagagataaaaaaaaattttggtaaaaGTTTCAGGGATAATTGAATAGTAGTAAAAGACTATCTAATTTAGAGGTAATAAGACATATTGCATACGGTTATACCAATCTTGTTTCTTAATGAGCAAATAGTACGCATATAGTGATTGTCACTCTTTTGATGATGCAATTTTGTCTGGAAGTGTACGAACGTTTCATCTTTATATCTAAGGTTTGCTAGGATACGTTTTCATCAAAGCATTGGGACGTCTAGATTTTTTGTACTTCAacttgaattttcttttttaatatatacaaaagtaaaccttgttattttaaaaagatttatctGGATTTAACTGTAATATACTGAATGGGGATATTGGTTAGATCAGAAACTTGTGTACATACTATTTCTTCCGACTCGTACGTTTctatatatctattaaaatctcaaaatctttaAACAGTATTATGTTGTCAATGGTACAAGACCATTCGTTTTCTAATTGACGGCGACATCTTGAGACAAATGTAATCAATCATAAAAGGGTGGTGAACAGGGCTATTGCTAGGAgtaatctattttatttaatcaaatttcTTAAAAGCACTAGTTACAACTTACACAAAGATGATAAAGatacaaattcaaataaacGCAAAACTTTATGCAAGTAGTACATCATCGATAAGATAcgaaacaaaaatggaaattaaCAAACCGCCGATACAATTTGTTCCATTTGGCCGTCCCGACGTACGGAGCCGAGAGAAAGAGAGCGAAAGAGAGAAATATTTtgcttcttcattttttttcttattcacaTTTTGACACTTCAAACGGTTTCAGGACGAGTGGTCTCCACGTGGCTTTTGCCGTTTTCAATTGAcggctcctcctccttctcgtTAGTAACTTTGGACAGATCCTCATGATGAACTGCGTCAGAGAGTGGACCCACCGGTTCCGTCACAACTGGGTGCACTTCCGACACACCTAACGGACTCATCACGACAATACTCTTAAGTTGTTGTTCTGACAAATGAATCTTCTTTTCCATCTCTGGTTTCTCACTAGAGTTCCTGTAAACACCGTACAAGACCATTTGCAACATCCCTAGTACGAATCCCACCACGTTTGGAATCTGCAAAAttatcataaccaaaaaaacaaaaaaaaactcagtaaAGATCTTTAACATAATTTTACCCAAAATGTGAATATTttgaaaactgtaaaaaaaaaaaaaaatgcttacaGCAATGCATATGTCATGGAGGAATAAGCCATAAGCAAACCACATAACGGCGCTTAtagtgaggaagaaagaaagCGTGAAGGGCATGAACTCTACACTCCTTGTCTTTATTACACGAGCCtgttcacaacaacaaaatttaactaaaacattttcttccaaaaataaatttgttatagaagtaaattttataaatcaaattagAATCAACGTTAGCTAATTACCACGATCATGAGAGGCGCAGCGAAAACAGAAACAGATATGGCAACGCAAATCCATCCGAGGACAGAGACTTGGAGGGTTGGGGTTTTAACAACGAAATGTGTAACCATTAGAATTAACGAGAAGACGGCAACGTTGATCGTTATGAACAACTTCATAGCCGAGATCTGTTAAAACGCATAATAATGATCACTTGgtaatataatttgtatttaaGCGGAATTAATCAAGGAGGAGAGGGTAAGAAAATTACCCTTTTATCCCTGGTGGCGTAAGCGAAAAACATGGCGATGTAAATAGTCTCGACGACGCAGCCGAAGGAGTTAATGGTAATTAGGAGAAAAGCGTCTTGTTTAATCAATGCGTAGTAGAGCCATAGCATGCAGCTAAACAGCGACACTTGGTACGGTAGGGACTGGAAACTTTCCGTcgattttttcttgtatattcTATAAAAAGTTGGcctgaaatattttttaaaaaaaaacatgaatcagAATCATTCtcaaattaacaataaaatttttaaaaataaataaatcgtaTCTACGTACACTGGAGCGAGGAATACGAGGAAGGATATTGCGTTTCCTGTAataccattaaaaaaataaaaataaatgagtcgatttttataattaagagGCTTCTAGTTTTGTTGGGACATAGTACATGAATCATCCCTAGTACTCTAACTAACCTCAGCGGGGCAATTAAATTGTGCATTAACCACAATACACGTATCGAGTATGATAGACAACAATGCGTGACGATTTCAATTTAATTAATAGCTTacgtattgattttttttttttttggtaatctgAGCTTTTACCTAAGAATTAGAAGATCATTAAATAATGATTCCAAATGACTTAGTTTAGTAAATGAAGAAAAATCTTGAAACTTGTTAGGTTGGTCATGATGAACTGTCCATGATTTTAATTCATTTCTTAGTAATTATGTCTAGTTTAGATCTTAGTCATACAATTAATGGAATCCTACACatagtttataatattattgaaatCAGAAGCTTAATTAGATGCGAAGTTGCAACATTATAGTTGATGTTGCAAATTCCTTCCGTTCAAATTGCCGGTAGTCATATAAAATATAGTAcatattaacaatataaaagtaataaagaAGAACGAAAAGAGACGATACGATGAACAAGTAATTAGGATATGACATGGAAACATTACCTAAGATGCCGAAGATAAAAGCGAGCAAATGGTGATCGATCATGACCGCCATTTTCTATAGAGATTGAGAAGCTTTTCTCGTTCGGAGATTTCTTAAGGGtctcaagtgtttttttttttgaaaccctaaagctctctctctctagaagatacttctttttatttcatgGAGGAAACTAAGGAGGCTCAGGTGGGTTTATATAGCTCCAAAATAACCATagtagtcaaaaaaaaaaatgtgatttttttttttaattatttgaagcGTGTAACGTGTTgagtagaataaaaaaaaaccaaaaataagaatcGAAAAGAGAAACGAATTCAGCCTGGTTGCATGACAAGTGGAGATATTAGTAGGTAGCGTTTGCATTTTATCATTCACAGTTATACTTCTTTCTTCCCCCAACTCGCATTCTCGCAATCTCAAACGCGCGTCACTCATACGTTCTCTTTTAACGATTTCATATCCTTCACGccttcttttaattaaaatcagctttcaaaaatcacattaaGTACCATAGTTTTGTACTTTATAGACGTTATAAAAATGAGTGCTCACAGTGAACCAAAAGTCTACCCAACATCAACTAACATAGATTAGGAGAGATCATAATTGGATTACATTACGATTTGTATATTTTCATCAAAACTCATATTCATTTTAGTTTCACACATGAATTATAGATgatccaaaatatgaatatcCTTCCTATCTATACATTCAATGTACACAATAAATATAACCTCGTTCACAAATTGTTTACTGCAATTGTAGGATTAATCATTGGCTACTGTTTCTCAAATATGCTTAcaatgaatttaatatttttgtctgTATTCTCGTTACataaatacacatatatatgatGACGTGAATGAGAGGGTAAGATTTTAAACTGGTTTTTGTAAAAGAGTCTAGGTGAGAATGATTAAAGCTAGAGATGTACGTGTTATGACTAGATTAAAGCACTGCATTTATAGGTAAGATAGCACAAAGTATGAAAGTAGTACGTGGTAGTACTAATCAAGATATTTATTCGCAGAAAATTGACGCCGTTCTCTATAAAATGAATTAACCAAAtcagacaaagaaaaaaaaaaagcattcacAATCACATCTCCTGAACAGATTTCTCATTTCTTCTCACTTTTGTCTACAAGTACACGTTTTTTATTTCCTTGTACAAAAAGAAAACGTTAATGATCATGCACGTTTCTTAAAGCAAACAAACATACTCCACTCGTCAAAACAGAGCGTCGCGCGTGATAGTATATTATAATCAAGGTAACAAAAAAAGTGATGCGTTATTGAGTTACGAGTTACGACTTacgagtgagagagagagagttgtaaTTAGTTAATGAAATAGTAATAGTAATTAATAAGAATAGtatgaataaaaatgaaaaatttgtgcAAATCACGTGACCTCTCCAAACGCTTCCACTTATAGCCGTTTCTTCTTTTAGAGACAGACACACGAGAACTATGCCACGTCATCAGTTGCTAACTAGGCAACCCCTTTCGTGTTCTGTTTTTGCTAATTTGTTTCTCCTGATTTATTCCCTATTTTCAGGACTCATCGACCTTTATTCGAGGGGTGTAACAAATTAGTCCTTTTTACTGATTCCATTTACGTGAACCTTCTAAcctttttttcaagaaaataagGATGCATGTATctataaaattttggtaactTTCTAGTGTAGTAATATCCATCACTATGTAAAGATTGGTTGATGTTTTCTTCGTTGGTTTCAATATGTATGATGAAAGGAATCAGAATATTTTGGGAAAAAGGGAAGAAAATACGAAACAATTCTCCATTTTCGAGGGTAAGTTAAAACAGATATTAAAAGTGGGAAGTAATGGACAAAAGAGGAGTGACGTGGTAGGCGAATGATAACAATGATCATGGGTTTGTTAAATCCTTCTTGTTCTTATTCGctatttatttctctctttctcttttttatttggtccaaaaaaattagaaatgtaTGAGAGGTGCCACTTTTGTGGTTCTCCTTTACCATAATTTTCCAtctctaattattattattgtaccATTTTGGTTTATCTTAAAGTTTTCTGAATGATTGGTGCCTAATATATATTTCTGGTTCACCGTACGTTCCCATGcgggtttttttttgaaaattttgcaaTTACGCATCCCCCTAACTTCTCTATACTATTTactagaaatatatatatgtgtatagt is from Camelina sativa cultivar DH55 chromosome 20, Cs, whole genome shotgun sequence and encodes:
- the LOC104769533 gene encoding bidirectional sugar transporter SWEET15, whose translation is MAVMIDHHLLAFIFGILGNAISFLVFLAPVPTFYRIYKKKSTESFQSLPYQVSLFSCMLWLYYALIKQDAFLLITINSFGCVVETIYIAMFFAYATRDKRISAMKLFITINVAVFSLILMVTHFVVKTPTLQVSVLGWICVAISVSVFAAPLMIVARVIKTRSVEFMPFTLSFFLTISAVMWFAYGLFLHDICIAIPNVVGFVLGMLQMVLYGVYRNSSEKPEMEKKIHLSEQQLKSIVVMSPLGVSEVHPVVTEPVGPLSDAVHHEDLSKVTNEKEEEPSIENGKSHVETTRPETV
- the LOC104769531 gene encoding serine/threonine-protein kinase PBS1 → MGCFSCFDSSDDEKLNPVEESNGQKKKQLQPTVSNSLSGLPSGGEKLSSKSNGGSKRELLLPRDGLNQIAAHTFAFRELAAATMNFHPDTFLGEGGFGRVYKGRLDSTGQVVAVKQLDRNGLQGNREFLVEVLMLSLLHHPNLVNLIGYCADGDQRLLVYEFMPLGSLEDHLHDLPPDKEALDWNMRMKIAAGAAKGLEFLHDKANPPVIYRDFKSSNILLDEGFHPKLSDFGLAKLGPTGDKSHVSTRVMGTYGYCAPEYAMTGQLTVKSDVYSFGVVFLELITGRKAIDSEMPHGEQNLVAWARPLFNDRRKFIKLADPKLKGRFPTRALYQALAVASMCIQEQAATRPLIADVVTALSYLANQAYDPSKDESRRNRDERGGKLITRNDEGGGSGSKFDLEGSEKEDSPRETARILNRDINRERAVAEAKMWGESLREKRRLSEQGTSENNSTG